A stretch of Clostridium formicaceticum DNA encodes these proteins:
- a CDS encoding MATE family efflux transporter yields the protein MERNHRLGNEKMTKLLMNLSLPATVAMLVNAFYNIVDTIFIGRGIGYLAIGGLTIAFPIQMMIMAIAQMIGIGAASVVSRSLGSGNKDRANHVVGNSFLSVGILGILICVSGLIAIEPLLRIFGATDILLPYSKEYLQVILIGSIYFPFAVCGNNLIRAEGNAKTAMFSMLIGAIANIILDYLFIFPLNMGIAGAALATILSQLLSVIYVLVYILGKQTTFKIKLYHLKPDKKILYEIVTVGFASFARQVAGSIMAIILNHSLALYGGELAISVYGVIQRIIMFLFMPMFGIVQGMQPIVGYNYGANKINRVKEVVKLSIIATTLFASVSTLFGELFPNFIIGMFDNDPNLIKNGVFALKIVIAMVPIIGIQIVGAALFQSLGKAIPSLLLTLSRQVLFFIPLLLVLPRIYGLGLLGIWITFPLADFLSTIFTVVLMRKEMKLIEKQGSEATS from the coding sequence ATGGAAAGAAATCATAGACTTGGGAATGAAAAGATGACAAAATTGCTGATGAATCTATCCTTACCAGCTACGGTAGCAATGCTTGTGAATGCATTTTATAATATTGTAGATACAATTTTTATAGGAAGAGGCATCGGCTATCTTGCCATAGGAGGGTTAACAATTGCATTTCCTATCCAGATGATGATCATGGCTATCGCCCAGATGATAGGAATCGGAGCAGCTTCTGTTGTCTCAAGGAGTTTAGGGTCTGGAAACAAAGATAGAGCTAACCATGTAGTAGGAAATTCTTTTTTGTCTGTTGGTATCCTAGGGATACTTATATGTGTTTCAGGCTTAATTGCTATAGAGCCTTTGTTAAGAATTTTTGGTGCTACGGACATATTACTACCCTACTCAAAAGAATATCTACAAGTTATTTTAATCGGGAGTATCTACTTCCCCTTTGCAGTTTGTGGTAACAATCTCATTCGAGCAGAAGGAAATGCGAAAACTGCTATGTTTTCGATGTTGATTGGAGCTATTGCAAACATTATTTTAGATTATCTATTTATTTTTCCGTTAAATATGGGAATTGCTGGAGCCGCCTTAGCTACCATCCTGTCTCAGTTGCTTTCAGTAATATATGTATTGGTTTATATTCTAGGAAAACAAACTACATTTAAGATAAAACTTTATCACCTAAAACCAGATAAAAAAATCCTCTATGAAATTGTTACAGTTGGTTTTGCTTCCTTTGCTAGACAGGTAGCAGGTAGCATTATGGCAATAATATTGAATCACTCTCTTGCTTTATATGGTGGAGAGTTGGCGATATCTGTATATGGTGTTATTCAGCGTATCATTATGTTTTTGTTTATGCCAATGTTTGGAATTGTACAAGGCATGCAACCCATTGTAGGATATAATTATGGCGCAAATAAAATAAATAGAGTAAAGGAAGTGGTAAAATTATCTATCATTGCAACAACCCTATTTGCATCTGTCAGCACCTTATTTGGAGAACTTTTCCCCAACTTTATTATAGGAATGTTTGATAATGATCCAAATTTAATTAAGAATGGCGTTTTTGCGCTGAAGATTGTTATTGCGATGGTACCTATTATTGGCATACAGATTGTTGGGGCAGCTTTATTTCAGTCTCTTGGTAAAGCCATACCTTCACTACTGCTAACGCTTTCCAGACAGGTGCTTTTCTTTATTCCTCTTCTTCTTGTTCTACCAAGAATTTATGGACTTGGACTATTAGGAATCTGGAT